AACCCAGCATCCTGGCCCCTTCTGTTCTGTGGCAAAGAGCTGAGGGTAAAGGGCACCAGGGTCTGCAGTCTGTCCTCAGGACTGGCAGTATGTGCTAGAGCAGTGGGTTGCAACCCTGGGCCAGTTTCTGTCCCCACAGCTTTCATGGGGCACAGAGATGGTCAGAAGCAGGACCGGTGGCAGCTCCCCCCTGTTCTGCGGTTGAGTGTGAGACTAGAGCTGTGGCCTGCTGTACTGCAATGGGGCCCAAGGTGGGAGGACAGCGGCAGGAGGGTAGCCTTCAGCACGTGCAGGAGTCACTGGCTTGGCGTGATCCTTGCCTTTACATACCAGACTCCGATGGCCTGAGCTCCTGGGGAGAGAGAGGAGCCTGTGAGGACTCGACCCCTGACCAGGTGCCTTCCCAAGTACCCTGCCTCAGGCACAGGCCCTTACCCGAGTCTGATTGTGGCTGGTGCCAGTTGTGGAAGAGGCAAACTCTGAGTACTTGCTCCCAGCAACCATGCAGGCCCACTTGCGGTACTCTTCCCTCACCTGCAAGCCCAAGGTGCCAGGTCAGGGGAGAGGCCACCCCAGGACTGAGGCATAGCTCCTCCCACAGCCTCCCCTGCCGGCCCACCTTCTTGTTGAGAAGGCAGAGCAGGACATAGAGGAAAAGTCCCTGCAGGCAGTTGAGGATGGTGAAGATGTAGGTCAGCACCGTGCTGTAGGGTTCAAAGAGGAACAAGCCAAAGACCCAGGTGCAGCCCAACACAAAGAGCTGGGCAATGGCTGTGACAGTCAGCACCCTGCAGGGGAGAGAGGGACAGATACTGATGGGGGCCTCCATCCCGCACTCCCTTCACCCCAGCCCCTTATCTCTGCCCACAACCTGCACCTCCAGGCCCCTCAGGTCCCAGCCCCTCCGCGTGATTCCAGCCATCTCACCGTGCCTTCCGTAATTTCTTCAGGTCTGGGTTGATTTCAGAAAACTTCTGAGTGAGCCTCCAGACGGTAATCACGAAGATCACAGCATTGCACTGGGTGGGGGGTACAGATTGTGGATGAGAGGGTGGGGAGAGCTGGTCTTGGGAATTGGGGTGCAGGTGGGGACCCTGTCACTCAGGCTTTCTGTAAAAAGTGGGGCACTTACCAAAATGATGAAGGCCAGGGGTCCTACGAAGCTCCAGAAAAACCCATGCTTTTTGCTCAACCAGCagctgggagaggggaggggacccATCAGACCCCAGAGGGGCACGGAACTGGGGTGCTGTCACCTGGCACCCCAGCCCCCGCCTTTGCCCCATCCAGCATACTCACTAGGTCTCGCCGACGTAGCCCTCGCTGGCGGTGGCCGCCGCGGTGGCCGCCGAGATGGCCACGATGAGCAGGGGCACGCCGTAGCCGATCAGGCAGAGCCAGCGTGTGCTCAGGCCCTGGCCGTGGAACACGCGCACCACGAGGAAGTACAGCACCAGGCCCTCGAGGCTCATCCAACAGAAGGCGGCCAGGAAGCAGTAGTGCAGCAGCCCGGCCACCAGGCGGCAGCGCGGCCCCGCCTGcgggagcagaggagggaccaGATGACGTCAGAGAGGGGCGGGACCGCGTCGCCCGAGCCCCTCCCCGAGCCAGGGGGCGTGGCCAGGCGCTTCCGGGTCGCCTCTGACAGCGCCCTTGGCGGGTGGGCCTGAGGGTGGCACGTGCCTCCAAGGCCGGGCGCCCTTCGCCAAGACCGCGGCGGCAGGCGCCTGGGGGTCCCAGGGGAGGGCGGGGCTCACCGCTTCTGGGTCTCCCAACCCCACCGCAGGTGAGGGCGGGGCAGGCCTCACCTCGCCGTCTGGGGTTTCCTTTTCGATGCCCGCCAGGAAGATGGCGGAGCCCACGAACAGGCAGACGCAGAGGTGCAGGTGCACGGTGGTGCGAGAGCTCTGGATGGGCCGCACCAGCAGGAAGGTGAGGATGCACAGCAGAAGGCAGACGAGCGACAGCGACAGTCCCACCTTGGTGATCAGCTCCAGCTTCCAGTCCTAGGAGCGGGATGGGTGGGCGGAGTCCCGTCAGGGCCCGAGGGCCACACCCCATCCACGGGGTAGTACTTGCTGGGCCTCTGGCTTGGACCCCAGCCCCCACTGTCTGgctaattttgggtgactttggCCCAGCTACCTATGGATCCTCCCTAAGGCCACATTTAGAAAACTGTGCTACCCTGGAGTGTTCTATGTggggaggtttttgttttgttttttgggaaccCAGAGGGgttctactactaagccacacccccagccctttttattttttgagacagggtcttgctaagttgctcacgGCCTTGgttacttgctgaggctggcctcgaacttgcaaccctcctgccccagcctcccgaatGGCTACGTGGGGATTTTTTAGCAACATTTCACAACTGGTGCCAGTTCGACAGGCAGAGGGGCACTGGCTGCAGTAGGGCTGTGCCAAGCAGCACAGCTGCTGGGTCATGAAGTCCAAGAAAGGGTGACAGAGGGCGTGGCACAGGGCCACTTGACTATGCAACCATAGGGACAGGGACATATTTGAACAACCAGATGGAATGTACCATGGAGAACCAGCTGACTGTCTTGCCTAAACTGACCTTGACACCTGTGGGCCCTTTTCTTGGCagcactggaaattgaacctggggtgctctaGCATTCAACTACTTCAGCCCTGcttttgtttggtgctgggtattgaacccatagccacttaaccactgagtcacagccccagccccgccccccacccttttttaaaattttgagacagggtcttactaagttgtttaggtccttggttagttgctgaggctggcctcaagcttgtgatccttttgcctcagattcccaagtccctgggattacagacgtgcccCACTGTGCCAGCACCTGTGGCCTTTTGAGGGTGTCCTCCGCCACTTACCTGTATGTCGTAGTGGGCCATGAGGATGGCAAAGCTACTCAAGTGGTTGCATTGGCAGGTGGTGGTGTTATCCCCGCTGCCCAGCTTCCAGCAGCCGGTGGTATCCCAGTGTCCACTCTTGTTACTGTCAATCTTCCAGAAGGCACAGATCACCTCTCTACGCTTCCCGGATATCTCCCCCTGTGGGCAGAGGGGGTGAACAGAGAGGTTGGCCTGGTGCTCACTTGGGTCCGGGGCTTAAGCCAAGTAGTCTGCTTTTCATTGGACAAGTGTTtactaagcacctactgtgtgccccaGGCTTGGGCACATAACAATGAAAAAGGCAGATGCAAGTCCctgcacttcacagaagaaatacaaccgGTCAactaatattgaaaaaaaaaaaaaaaagttcaacatctctagaaactagagaaatgcaaattaaaactacactgagatttcacctcactccagtcagaatggcagtcatcaagaacacaagtaacaataaatgacGTGATGGTGAAGGAGACGGTCAACAGATCATAGGCCTCAGAACAGCCAGAGCAGTGCTCAGTGAGAAGAGGGAAGCAGGGGCCCAGGGCCAGGCCTTGACCTACACggcagagctacagtaacaagaACGGCGCAGACATGAAGACCACGGTACCGAAtcaagacacagagacaaccccACATGAACACAGTTACCTCGTACCAGACAAAGTAacaaaaacgtacattggagaaaagacagcctcttccacagtggtgctgggaaaactggaaatccataggtaacaaaatgaaatcagacccctgtctctcacctgccccaaactcaactcaaagtgagtCAAGGCATTaggccagagaccctgcacctaccagaagaaaaagtaggcccaactctccatcatgtcagcctagaaactgacttcctcaacaagactcctaaagcacaagaagtaaaatccagaatcaataagtgggatggtatccaactaaaaagcttcttcacagcaaaggaaactatcaagaatgtgaagacaaACCCtataccacctgcacctcagatagagcattagcCTCCAGGACAGACAAataactcaacaccaaaaaaacaaataacccagtcaatacacaggctaaggaactgaacagacacttcacagaaggaaTACAAtcggtcaacaaatatttaaaaaatgttcaacatctctagaaattagagaaatggaaactaaaactacactgagatttcacctcactccagtcagaatggcaatcatcaagaacacaagtaacaataaatgttggcaaggatgtggggaaaaagacacactcatacactgctggtggcactgcaaattagtgcaaccactctggaaagcagtatggagattcctcagaaaacttggaaccactatttgacccagttatcccactccttggtttatacccaaagaacttaaaatcagcatacaacagtgacacagccacatcaatgtttacagcagctcaattcacaatagctaagctatggagtcaacctaggtgcccttcaacagatgaacggataaagaaaatgtggtatgtatatacaatgaaatattactcagccataaagaagaataactgtgacatttgctggtaaatgggtgaaactggagactatcatgctaagtgaaataagccaatacccaaaaaaacaaagtctgaatattctctctgatacgtggatgctaacacacaataaggatggggggggggcaagaatagaagttcattggattagacaaaggggaatgaagggaagggagggggaatgggaatagaaaagacagaatgaatgggacgtaactttcctgtgttcatacatgaatacgtcaccagtgaaactccacatcttGAACAACCaggagaatgggaagttatactccatgtatttataatatgtcaaaatacactctagtgtcatctacaactaaaaagaactaataaaaaattttaaaaaataaataggatattgggctggggttgtggctgagtggcaaagcacttgcctcgaGTATGTGAGAACTATATTCAATGCTcaacaccacaaaataaaaacaaaaaaataaaataaagactgtgCCCAAGTACAGatacaaattcaaaataaatcaataaataggatattATTTTGCAGCTTAAAAATtatgtcataatttttaaaaataatgaataaatcgTAGGCCTACTAAGTCCCCCCTCCCATGCTGGGATGAAGCTcaggccttgcacgtgctaggcaagcactctgccatgaagccatgcccccagcccatgcgttttgattttaaataaggAGGTCAGGGAGGACCAATGAGAAGGTGATATTTGAGCAAAGACTAGAAAGAGTTAAAGGACTGGGTTCCATAGAGGAAGTGTCCCAGGCAGGGCCTCAGCAAGAGCAAAGGTCCTGAGGTACATGTGAGAAGGAAgcaggtggctggaggtggggaaaCGAAGGCACTGCGGGGCACTTGATTTGGCTGTGGAGTGAGCGGCAGGACCcgtcccctcctcccacctgtgGACTCACATCGTGGGAGAAGGCGAAGGTCACAGGGGAGGCGAGCTTCTCAGTGTCGTTGTTGGTCAGAAAGACGGAGTTGACGGGCGAGAGGATCTGGATGCGCGCGCCCCGGAAGGGGCCTTCGTGGGCCTTCTgcacctcctcttccttctcGGGGTCCAGAACCAGGGAGGCGTTGACCAGCAGCTTCCCCATGTTCGGGTTGGACAGGATGCCCACCACAGTGGTGCCTGGGGACAGACGTGCTCCATGCCTCTCCTTCCGCCCCACCTCCGGCCCAGGACACCCCAGTCCAGACCTGGCCACCCCCCGCGGCCCGGAGCCGCCCACGTTCTAGACCTGCCcagcctcccccccccacccccgtgccACCCCCCCCCcgtgccacccccccccccgccccccgcggcTCCTCTGGGGACCCCACCTGTGCTGGAGTTCCCGGCTCCAGTTGCTGTGGCCCAGTCTAGGTGGATCCGTGCGTGGCTCTGGCCCAAAGTGACATTTCCATTCCCTGGCTTCTGGTTCATCAGGGACAGCTCTGAGGAGAGAGGGGCGGTGACTGGGGACCTGGAGTACCGCCGGGCGGAGGCTGGAGAGGGCGGAGGAAGCCTCACCTGTGTCTGAAGGGGAACGGTAGGTGAAGGGGCCTTCAGGCAGAGACTCCGCCAGGGTCCTCAGAGATTGCTCCAGGCCCAGGAGCAACTGCGTGGCCACCTGGTGCCGGACAGGCAGGGCAATGTCCTCCACATCCCCAGGGGCTTTCAGCAGCTCGTCCATGGCCCCAATGAGGTTCTGCAGGTGACAGAGACGCCAGGTTATTGGACCCCAGGAGGCCACCTTGCCTGAAGGACCTGACCTCCCCCAGGACCAGCAACACGTGGAAAACGGCCAGGTGGATGGCGGGGGACAGGCCTGGGGGAGTCGAGAGGACACAGTGGACAGAAAACAAGGGATCAGTCTGCGCCGCGTGGAAATCTCACAGCGGCACTCAGATCCGGCTGTCTGCCACCGTTCCCAGGGCGCTGCACACAGCGGTGGCCACCAACCACAGGTGCTGTGCACAGGGGGCAGCCGACCTGCTCCAAGGGGCGCACACCGGGTTCCCTTGGAAAAACTGAAGCTAAACGGGCTCAGCTTGCTCTCATGGTCCCTGTTGAGATGGTTGGCATCCTCTGCTGGGTTAAAGGAGCTCCGGGAGTGGACCCCGGGCTCTGCTCCCCACCCAGGCAagcactgagctgcagcccagccccctttattttattttaaatatattttgatggatctttattttatttttatgtggtgctgagattgaacccaacgcttcacacatgccaggcaagtgcgctgccactgagctacagcccagccctattttatttttcttttgagacaggatcttgctaagttgccgagccTTGCtttggcattattattattattaccaccaggtgtgggagaccaaccttacacgtgactgggtcacactccctggctgggtgctgaggcactcagtcgcagaaatgtgaCAGAGCTTTCCCTACCCTTCTTGGGTGTGAGGGTCcatgtctcgtgcatgggtgtgtcttgctacagccccatggatgaagctatgctcacctgttcctttgtaatataaccccctgccctgtttaggatagaatcttccatggaagtgccttgtgtgtgtcccctcctcttactgtgcccttgggtgtggcctacccaggtgtcagtcaacctgctgacagtggacatcatgaagatagactcagccccctgaaacctgaccccttgcctcatttaaataacttctccTCAATAGAAGGGGTCAGcgcttgctcttgctctctctcttcctgcggacccttaaggtcagaggagccatcacagcgaccccaaacaaaaagatatttgtgtctcttgtgtggttatttcgtgcagctcagttagcccagtttaactggagtgaccccctAAGCCTTTTAGTCTTGAGAACTGAAACCCAGcaaccaggtattgaactcaggggcactcagccaccaagccacctccccagccctttttatattttatttagagacaaggtctcactgagttgcttagggcctcagtgctgaggctgcctttgaacttgtgatcctcctgcctcagcctcccgaactgctgggattccaggtgtgcaccactgcactcagcttatttttactttttgaaaatttaattactaaaatgttttaaagtgattcacatttctttcccctttctctttcttcctttattttttacattatatttctattatgtTTCTCGTGTATGACACTGTTCTCTAAGCTTTACTTCTACCAGTAGGGTTCACTGAAACCACACCATTTTCATGCTtgtgttacagatgaggaaatgggccCGGAGAAGGGAAGTCaactgcctgaggtcacacagcaagaaGTGGCAATGAGGAGGTTTGCATTGTTGTGGCCCAAAGCAAGGGTATTGACTGCTCCCATCTGTTGCATTAGCACCCTAGTGTGTGCGCGTGCTTACACCAGGGTGCATCTACAGGTCTGTGTGTGGGAGATGGGTGAATATGTGGGCACATGAGTGTCCTGGCCCCTGCTCGGGTCAAGGGCTGTCTCCATCCACATGGAAGCCTCCCCCAGCCTTTCCCACACCATCCTGGGGTCCCCCTGGATCCTGCCCTTACCTGGATGGTGTCGGTGGCCGCGACTGGCTTGAAATCCTTGTGCAGATTGTTGACTTTTTCAAAGAAGCGGGAGAGACTCTGGGGAAGTGAGATGAAGGGTCACGGGTGGGTGGGAAGTTCAGGGCCAAGGGGTGGACAGGGTGCTGCCCCAGGGATTCCCACCTCCCTGTCCTGGCTGGGGCGCTCACCTGGCTGTGGACTCCAGGGGGCAGAGGCCAGGTGAAGAAGGGCTTGACTGCTGGGACAGGACAATGGTTCATTAGGAGGTGTTCGtgcgtgtgtgggtgtgtatgagCATGTGCACGTGGGTGTGCACGTGTGTGGGGTGGGAGAGGTTCTTGGGTCAGGGCAGTCCGGGTACCTTTGCAGATGGTGCTGTTCCGGCCATTGACGCTCCCAGGAATCAGCTCCCAGCCTGGGCGGCAGTGGCACTGGTACGACCCCAGG
This genomic interval from Marmota flaviventris isolate mMarFla1 chromosome 1, mMarFla1.hap1, whole genome shotgun sequence contains the following:
- the Adgre5 gene encoding adhesion G protein-coupled receptor E5 isoform X9, encoding MGGPLRLPGLLCVLLSLSRAGAQGSQACNPRCPLNSECVSATACRCKPGFASSSTEIFTDPLEICDDINECVPPMKVSCGKLADCQNVEGSYYCTCSPGYELRSGGTNFTNESENTCQDVDECRSGQHQCHQSTICTNTLGSYQCHCRPGWELIPGSVNGRNSTICKVKPFFTWPLPPGVHSQSLSRFFEKVNNLHKDFKPVAATDTIQNLIGAMDELLKAPGDVEDIALPVRHQVATQLLLGLEQSLRTLAESLPEGPFTYRSPSDTELSLMNQKPGNGNVTLGQSHARIHLDWATATGAGNSSTGTTVVGILSNPNMGKLLVNASLVLDPEKEEEVQKAHEGPFRGARIQILSPVNSVFLTNNDTEKLASPVTFAFSHDGEISGKRREVICAFWKIDSNKSGHWDTTGCWKLGSGDNTTTCQCNHLSSFAILMAHYDIQDWKLELITKVGLSLSLVCLLLCILTFLLVRPIQSSRTTVHLHLCVCLFVGSAIFLAGIEKETPDGEAGPRCRLVAGLLHYCFLAAFCWMSLEGLVLYFLVVRVFHGQGLSTRWLCLIGYGVPLLIVAISAATAAATASEGYVGETYCWLSKKHGFFWSFVGPLAFIILCNAVIFVITVWRLTQKFSEINPDLKKLRKARVLTVTAIAQLFVLGCTWVFGLFLFEPYSTVLTYIFTILNCLQGLFLYVLLCLLNKKVREEYRKWACMVAGSKYSEFASSTTGTSHNQTRELRPSESGM
- the Adgre5 gene encoding adhesion G protein-coupled receptor E5 isoform X3 yields the protein MGGPLRLPACNPRCPLNSECVSATACRCKPGFASSSTEIFTDPLEICDDINECVPPMKVSCGKLADCQNVEGSYYCTCSPGYELRSGGTNFTNESENTCQAAARTSPAPSGDHRGSATPGTHSGPQATMDPGTQSGNSEGRRLEDVDECKQNPRICKGRSICTNTQGSYTCQCLPGFELNPEDPKLCTDVNECTSGQNPCHKSAHCLNQVGGYQCRCRPGWKPVPGSPNGPNSTVCEDVDECRSGQHQCHQSTICTNTLGSYQCHCRPGWELIPGSVNGRNSTICKAVKPFFTWPLPPGVHSQSLSRFFEKVNNLHKDFKPVAATDTIQNLIGAMDELLKAPGDVEDIALPVRHQVATQLLLGLEQSLRTLAESLPEGPFTYRSPSDTELSLMNQKPGNGNVTLGQSHARIHLDWATATGAGNSSTGTTVVGILSNPNMGKLLVNASLVLDPEKEEEVQKAHEGPFRGARIQILSPVNSVFLTNNDTEKLASPVTFAFSHDGEISGKRREVICAFWKIDSNKSGHWDTTGCWKLGSGDNTTTCQCNHLSSFAILMAHYDIQDWKLELITKVGLSLSLVCLLLCILTFLLVRPIQSSRTTVHLHLCVCLFVGSAIFLAGIEKETPDGEAGPRCRLVAGLLHYCFLAAFCWMSLEGLVLYFLVVRVFHGQGLSTRWLCLIGYGVPLLIVAISAATAAATASEGYVGETYCWLSKKHGFFWSFVGPLAFIILCNAVIFVITVWRLTQKFSEINPDLKKLRKARVLTVTAIAQLFVLGCTWVFGLFLFEPYSTVLTYIFTILNCLQGLFLYVLLCLLNKKVREEYRKWACMVAGSKYSEFASSTTGTSHNQTRELRPSESGM
- the Adgre5 gene encoding adhesion G protein-coupled receptor E5 isoform X8, with protein sequence MGGPLRLPGLLCVLLSLSRAGAQGSQACNPRCPLNSECVSATACRCKPGFASSSTEIFTDPLEICDDINECVPPMKVSCGKLADCQNVEGSYYCTCSPGYELRSGGTNFTNESENTCQDVDECRSGQHQCHQSTICTNTLGSYQCHCRPGWELIPGSVNGRNSTICKAVKPFFTWPLPPGVHSQSLSRFFEKVNNLHKDFKPVAATDTIQNLIGAMDELLKAPGDVEDIALPVRHQVATQLLLGLEQSLRTLAESLPEGPFTYRSPSDTELSLMNQKPGNGNVTLGQSHARIHLDWATATGAGNSSTGTTVVGILSNPNMGKLLVNASLVLDPEKEEEVQKAHEGPFRGARIQILSPVNSVFLTNNDTEKLASPVTFAFSHDGEISGKRREVICAFWKIDSNKSGHWDTTGCWKLGSGDNTTTCQCNHLSSFAILMAHYDIQDWKLELITKVGLSLSLVCLLLCILTFLLVRPIQSSRTTVHLHLCVCLFVGSAIFLAGIEKETPDGEAGPRCRLVAGLLHYCFLAAFCWMSLEGLVLYFLVVRVFHGQGLSTRWLCLIGYGVPLLIVAISAATAAATASEGYVGETYCWLSKKHGFFWSFVGPLAFIILCNAVIFVITVWRLTQKFSEINPDLKKLRKARVLTVTAIAQLFVLGCTWVFGLFLFEPYSTVLTYIFTILNCLQGLFLYVLLCLLNKKVREEYRKWACMVAGSKYSEFASSTTGTSHNQTRELRPSESGM
- the Adgre5 gene encoding adhesion G protein-coupled receptor E5 isoform X1; protein product: MGGPLRLPGLLCVLLSLSRAGAQGSQACNPRCPLNSECVSATACRCKPGFASSSTEIFTDPLEICDDINECVPPMKVSCGKLADCQNVEGSYYCTCSPGYELRSGGTNFTNESENTCQAAARTSPAPSGDHRGSATPGTHSGPQATMDPGTQSGNSEGRRLEDVDECKQNPRICKGRSICTNTQGSYTCQCLPGFELNPEDPKLCTDVNECTSGQNPCHKSAHCLNQVGGYQCRCRPGWKPVPGSPNGPNSTVCEDVDECRSGQHQCHQSTICTNTLGSYQCHCRPGWELIPGSVNGRNSTICKAVKPFFTWPLPPGVHSQSLSRFFEKVNNLHKDFKPVAATDTIQNLIGAMDELLKAPGDVEDIALPVRHQVATQLLLGLEQSLRTLAESLPEGPFTYRSPSDTELSLMNQKPGNGNVTLGQSHARIHLDWATATGAGNSSTGTTVVGILSNPNMGKLLVNASLVLDPEKEEEVQKAHEGPFRGARIQILSPVNSVFLTNNDTEKLASPVTFAFSHDGEISGKRREVICAFWKIDSNKSGHWDTTGCWKLGSGDNTTTCQCNHLSSFAILMAHYDIQDWKLELITKVGLSLSLVCLLLCILTFLLVRPIQSSRTTVHLHLCVCLFVGSAIFLAGIEKETPDGEAGPRCRLVAGLLHYCFLAAFCWMSLEGLVLYFLVVRVFHGQGLSTRWLCLIGYGVPLLIVAISAATAAATASEGYVGETYCWLSKKHGFFWSFVGPLAFIILCNAVIFVITVWRLTQKFSEINPDLKKLRKARVLTVTAIAQLFVLGCTWVFGLFLFEPYSTVLTYIFTILNCLQGLFLYVLLCLLNKKVREEYRKWACMVAGSKYSEFASSTTGTSHNQTRELRPSESGM
- the Adgre5 gene encoding adhesion G protein-coupled receptor E5 isoform X5, encoding MGGPLRLPGLLCVLLSLSRAGAQGSQACNPRCPLNSECVSATACRCKPGFASSSTEIFTDPLEICDDINECVPPMKVSCGKLADCQNVEGSYYCTCSPGYELRSGGTNFTNESENTCQDVDECKQNPRICKGRSICTNTQGSYTCQCLPGFELNPEDPKLCTDVNECTSGQNPCHKSAHCLNQVGGYQCRCRPGWKPVPGSPNGPNSTVCEDVDECRSGQHQCHQSTICTNTLGSYQCHCRPGWELIPGSVNGRNSTICKVKPFFTWPLPPGVHSQSLSRFFEKVNNLHKDFKPVAATDTIQNLIGAMDELLKAPGDVEDIALPVRHQVATQLLLGLEQSLRTLAESLPEGPFTYRSPSDTELSLMNQKPGNGNVTLGQSHARIHLDWATATGAGNSSTGTTVVGILSNPNMGKLLVNASLVLDPEKEEEVQKAHEGPFRGARIQILSPVNSVFLTNNDTEKLASPVTFAFSHDGEISGKRREVICAFWKIDSNKSGHWDTTGCWKLGSGDNTTTCQCNHLSSFAILMAHYDIQDWKLELITKVGLSLSLVCLLLCILTFLLVRPIQSSRTTVHLHLCVCLFVGSAIFLAGIEKETPDGEAGPRCRLVAGLLHYCFLAAFCWMSLEGLVLYFLVVRVFHGQGLSTRWLCLIGYGVPLLIVAISAATAAATASEGYVGETYCWLSKKHGFFWSFVGPLAFIILCNAVIFVITVWRLTQKFSEINPDLKKLRKARVLTVTAIAQLFVLGCTWVFGLFLFEPYSTVLTYIFTILNCLQGLFLYVLLCLLNKKVREEYRKWACMVAGSKYSEFASSTTGTSHNQTRELRPSESGM
- the Adgre5 gene encoding adhesion G protein-coupled receptor E5 isoform X6: MGGPLRLPGLLCVLLSLSRAGAQGSQACNPRCPLNSECVSATACRCKPGFASSSTEIFTDPLEICDDINECVPPMKVSCGKLADCQNVEGSYYCTCSPGYELRSGGTNFTNESENTCQAAARTSPAPSGDHRGSATPGTHSGPQATMDPGTQSGNSEGRRLEDVDECKQNPRICKGRSICTNTQGSYTCQCLPGFELNPEDPKLCTDVDECRSGQHQCHQSTICTNTLGSYQCHCRPGWELIPGSVNGRNSTICKAVKPFFTWPLPPGVHSQSLSRFFEKVNNLHKDFKPVAATDTIQNLIGAMDELLKAPGDVEDIALPVRHQVATQLLLGLEQSLRTLAESLPEGPFTYRSPSDTELSLMNQKPGNGNVTLGQSHARIHLDWATATGAGNSSTGTTVVGILSNPNMGKLLVNASLVLDPEKEEEVQKAHEGPFRGARIQILSPVNSVFLTNNDTEKLASPVTFAFSHDGEISGKRREVICAFWKIDSNKSGHWDTTGCWKLGSGDNTTTCQCNHLSSFAILMAHYDIQDWKLELITKVGLSLSLVCLLLCILTFLLVRPIQSSRTTVHLHLCVCLFVGSAIFLAGIEKETPDGEAGPRCRLVAGLLHYCFLAAFCWMSLEGLVLYFLVVRVFHGQGLSTRWLCLIGYGVPLLIVAISAATAAATASEGYVGETYCWLSKKHGFFWSFVGPLAFIILCNAVIFVITVWRLTQKFSEINPDLKKLRKARVLTVTAIAQLFVLGCTWVFGLFLFEPYSTVLTYIFTILNCLQGLFLYVLLCLLNKKVREEYRKWACMVAGSKYSEFASSTTGTSHNQTRELRPSESGM
- the Adgre5 gene encoding adhesion G protein-coupled receptor E5 isoform X7, whose translation is MGGPLRLPGLLCVLLSLSRAGAQGSQACNPRCPLNSECVSATACRCKPGFASSSTEIFTDPLEICDDINECVPPMKVSCGKLADCQNVEGSYYCTCSPGYELRSGGTNFTNESENTCQDVDECKQNPRICKGRSICTNTQGSYTCQCLPGFELNPEDPKLCTDVDECRSGQHQCHQSTICTNTLGSYQCHCRPGWELIPGSVNGRNSTICKVKPFFTWPLPPGVHSQSLSRFFEKVNNLHKDFKPVAATDTIQNLIGAMDELLKAPGDVEDIALPVRHQVATQLLLGLEQSLRTLAESLPEGPFTYRSPSDTELSLMNQKPGNGNVTLGQSHARIHLDWATATGAGNSSTGTTVVGILSNPNMGKLLVNASLVLDPEKEEEVQKAHEGPFRGARIQILSPVNSVFLTNNDTEKLASPVTFAFSHDGEISGKRREVICAFWKIDSNKSGHWDTTGCWKLGSGDNTTTCQCNHLSSFAILMAHYDIQDWKLELITKVGLSLSLVCLLLCILTFLLVRPIQSSRTTVHLHLCVCLFVGSAIFLAGIEKETPDGEAGPRCRLVAGLLHYCFLAAFCWMSLEGLVLYFLVVRVFHGQGLSTRWLCLIGYGVPLLIVAISAATAAATASEGYVGETYCWLSKKHGFFWSFVGPLAFIILCNAVIFVITVWRLTQKFSEINPDLKKLRKARVLTVTAIAQLFVLGCTWVFGLFLFEPYSTVLTYIFTILNCLQGLFLYVLLCLLNKKVREEYRKWACMVAGSKYSEFASSTTGTSHNQTRELRPSESGM